One genomic window of Arthrobacter caoxuetaonis includes the following:
- the tatA gene encoding Sec-independent protein translocase subunit TatA — MRLEGWHIVIIIVIAILLFGAPKLPGLARSVGQSLRIFKSEVRQMKDENTSGTADGEPMEGRVVNNPANPAHPSATPNQGPAPTQTPPPGSTPGTGNPHTTP; from the coding sequence ATGCGCCTAGAAGGCTGGCATATTGTCATCATCATTGTTATTGCGATCCTCCTCTTTGGAGCTCCCAAGCTCCCGGGACTGGCACGCAGCGTTGGACAGTCCCTGCGGATCTTCAAGTCCGAGGTACGCCAGATGAAGGACGAGAACACGTCCGGAACAGCTGACGGCGAGCCCATGGAAGGCCGTGTCGTCAATAACCCGGCCAACCCGGCGCACCCTTCTGCCACGCCCAACCAGGGGCCGGCACCGACGCAGACACCGCCGCCGGGATCCACTCCCGGCACCGGTAATCCGCACACCACCCCGTAG
- the tatC gene encoding twin-arginine translocase subunit TatC has protein sequence MALKEHLREFRNRLFKAAIAVVLGTVGGFFLYMPVFNELTRPVRELSEQEGRLATINFDGVATSFDQMIQVSVFIGVLVSSPFWLYQLWAFITPGLRTKERRAALGFLAAAVPLFLAGVGLAWLILPNAVGVLTDFTPEGAANVITASVYLAFVLRLLLAFGIAFLIPVVMVGLNLLGLLPARTIVKYWRITVFIICLFAAMAAPGGDALSMFYLAAPLLVLFAVAVGLCFLNDKRRTRRNAAREAAVDAEADKASTLEDI, from the coding sequence ATGGCCCTCAAGGAACACCTGAGGGAATTCCGCAACCGGCTGTTCAAGGCGGCAATCGCCGTCGTGCTGGGCACGGTGGGGGGATTCTTCCTCTACATGCCCGTCTTCAATGAACTGACTCGTCCTGTCCGGGAACTTTCGGAGCAGGAGGGGCGGCTCGCGACGATCAACTTCGACGGCGTCGCGACCTCCTTCGACCAGATGATCCAGGTCTCGGTCTTCATTGGCGTGCTGGTATCCAGTCCCTTCTGGCTCTACCAGCTGTGGGCGTTCATCACGCCCGGCCTGCGGACCAAGGAGCGCCGGGCCGCGCTGGGGTTCCTGGCTGCCGCCGTTCCGCTGTTCCTGGCAGGGGTGGGGCTCGCTTGGCTGATCCTTCCGAATGCCGTCGGTGTCCTCACTGACTTCACCCCCGAAGGCGCAGCCAACGTCATTACCGCCTCGGTGTATCTCGCCTTTGTCCTTCGGCTGCTGCTCGCCTTTGGCATTGCCTTCCTGATCCCCGTTGTCATGGTCGGGCTGAACCTGCTGGGGCTGCTCCCGGCGAGGACCATAGTCAAGTACTGGCGGATCACGGTCTTCATCATCTGCCTCTTCGCCGCCATGGCGGCCCCCGGCGGCGATGCCCTGAGCATGTTCTACCTTGCCGCACCGCTGCTGGTGCTCTTCGCCGTCGCCGTCGGCCTCTGCTTCCTTAACGACAAGCGCCGCACCCGCCGCAACGCAGCCAGGGAAGCCGCTGTGGACGCTGAGGCAGACAAGGCATCGACCCTCGAGGACATCTAG
- a CDS encoding DEAD/DEAH box helicase, with protein sequence MTSPSERYQAAKERTGHARTRLAVFEQSLGFDLDPFQIEACRSVEAGRGVLVAAPTGAGKTVVGEFAVYMALERGLKAFYTTPIKALSNQKYVELSASYGPENVGLLTGDTSINPDASVVVMTTEVLRNMLYSNSATLDDLGYVVMDEVHYLADRFRGAVWEEVIIHLRSDVQLVSLSATVSNAEEFGAWLDTVRGDTDVVVTEHRPVPLWQHVMVGRDIVDLFATDVSFDEAADDSERPAGIQEKVKVNPELLDLARNESRLNQRSRWGSQRPGSGGRKYERGRGSSAPAAPQTRTPRASRPQVISQLDKRGLLPAITFIFSRNGCDAAVRQCVDSGLALTTEAERRVIAAMVDEASRDIPEDDLEVLGFWTWREGLVRGFAAHHAGMLPTFKEVVEKLFAAGLVRAVFATETLALGVNMPARSVVLEKLDKFNGEAHVDITAGEYTQLTGRAGRRGIDVEGHAVVLWQPGTDPAAVAGLASRRTYPLNSSFRPTYNMSINLIAQFGRDRAREILESSFAQFQADRSVVGLARQVRSREESLTGYEKAMTCHLGDFSEYSAMRRKLSDLEQSASKSKARSRRSAAAASLETLRPGDVIDVPGGRSPGYAVVLTPDTSAREPRPTILTEDKQIRRLNVGDLDGPLDVVSQIRIPKSFNARTPKDRRDLASSLRNALREHRPPRPAGGRGASLHATGTERQEQAIAELRRKLRAHPCHGCSEREDHARWAERWWKLRRETDNLTAQIRGRTNTIAKTFDRVSSVLEHYGYVAPDADGVPQVTPAGSKLRRIYGERDLLAALGLEHGAFDDLDAVELACLATALVYQPKREERGLRPRMPSAVLDGAVDILIRQWSELTDLEEAEKLPLTGEPELGLVWPMYKWVQGKHLQVALNGTELAAGDFVRWSKQVIDLIDQLAKVPELQPDLRRRCREAIDLIRRGVVAYSAVSE encoded by the coding sequence ATGACTTCCCCGTCTGAGCGGTACCAGGCCGCCAAAGAACGCACCGGACACGCACGGACCCGTCTGGCAGTCTTCGAGCAGTCCCTGGGCTTCGATCTCGACCCTTTCCAGATCGAAGCCTGCCGCTCGGTGGAGGCGGGACGCGGCGTGCTCGTGGCAGCACCGACCGGCGCCGGCAAGACGGTCGTGGGGGAGTTCGCCGTCTACATGGCGCTCGAACGGGGCCTCAAGGCTTTCTACACGACGCCGATCAAAGCGCTCAGTAACCAGAAGTACGTGGAGCTTTCGGCGTCTTACGGGCCGGAGAACGTTGGCCTGCTCACGGGGGACACCAGCATCAACCCCGACGCTTCAGTGGTCGTAATGACGACTGAAGTCCTGCGCAACATGCTGTACTCCAATTCCGCGACGCTGGATGACCTTGGCTACGTGGTCATGGATGAGGTCCATTACCTCGCCGACCGTTTCCGCGGTGCGGTCTGGGAAGAAGTCATCATCCACCTGCGCTCTGACGTGCAGCTGGTGTCACTGAGCGCGACGGTGTCCAATGCCGAGGAGTTCGGAGCATGGCTGGACACGGTCCGCGGGGATACCGACGTCGTCGTCACCGAGCACCGGCCGGTACCGCTGTGGCAGCACGTCATGGTGGGCCGGGACATCGTTGACCTCTTCGCCACCGATGTGTCCTTTGACGAAGCTGCGGACGATTCCGAGCGTCCGGCCGGCATTCAGGAAAAGGTGAAGGTCAACCCGGAACTGCTCGACCTGGCACGCAACGAATCCCGGCTGAACCAGCGCTCCCGCTGGGGTTCACAGCGGCCCGGCTCTGGCGGCCGCAAATACGAGCGGGGCCGCGGCAGTTCCGCTCCCGCCGCGCCGCAGACGCGCACCCCCCGGGCTTCCCGCCCGCAGGTCATCAGCCAGCTGGACAAGCGCGGACTGCTTCCGGCGATCACGTTCATTTTTTCGCGCAACGGCTGCGACGCCGCAGTCCGGCAGTGCGTCGACTCCGGACTGGCCCTGACCACGGAAGCTGAACGCCGGGTCATCGCGGCAATGGTGGATGAAGCCAGCCGGGACATTCCCGAAGACGACCTGGAGGTGCTGGGATTCTGGACCTGGCGCGAGGGGCTGGTCCGCGGCTTCGCGGCCCACCACGCCGGCATGCTGCCCACGTTCAAGGAAGTCGTGGAGAAGCTGTTCGCCGCCGGCCTGGTCCGCGCGGTGTTCGCCACGGAGACCCTCGCCCTGGGCGTCAACATGCCGGCACGCTCCGTGGTCTTGGAAAAGCTGGACAAGTTCAACGGTGAAGCCCACGTAGACATCACGGCGGGGGAGTACACGCAGCTGACCGGCCGCGCAGGACGCCGCGGAATCGATGTCGAAGGCCATGCCGTGGTCCTCTGGCAGCCCGGCACCGACCCCGCGGCGGTTGCAGGCCTCGCCTCGCGGCGCACCTATCCGCTGAACTCATCGTTCCGGCCGACCTACAACATGAGCATCAACCTCATCGCACAGTTCGGCCGCGACCGTGCCAGGGAAATCCTCGAGTCCTCCTTCGCCCAGTTCCAGGCGGACCGGTCCGTGGTTGGGCTGGCACGGCAGGTGCGTTCCCGGGAGGAATCCCTCACCGGGTACGAGAAGGCGATGACCTGCCATCTGGGGGACTTTTCCGAGTACTCGGCCATGCGCCGGAAACTTTCCGACCTGGAGCAGTCGGCCTCCAAGTCGAAGGCCCGCAGCCGCCGCAGCGCGGCCGCCGCTTCCTTGGAAACCCTGCGTCCCGGGGACGTCATCGATGTACCGGGCGGGCGCAGTCCCGGCTACGCAGTGGTCCTGACGCCGGACACCAGTGCGCGTGAACCCCGGCCAACCATCCTCACCGAAGACAAGCAGATCCGGCGCCTGAACGTGGGGGACCTGGATGGGCCCCTGGATGTGGTCTCGCAGATCCGGATCCCGAAATCCTTCAACGCCCGGACGCCCAAGGACCGGCGTGACCTGGCTTCATCGCTGCGCAACGCCTTGCGCGAACACCGCCCGCCCCGGCCCGCCGGCGGGCGCGGTGCCTCGCTGCATGCAACGGGTACCGAGCGGCAGGAGCAGGCGATTGCCGAACTGCGCCGTAAACTGCGTGCCCATCCGTGCCACGGCTGCAGCGAACGGGAAGACCATGCCCGCTGGGCCGAGCGCTGGTGGAAGCTGCGCCGGGAGACCGACAACCTGACCGCCCAGATCCGGGGCCGCACGAATACCATCGCCAAGACATTCGACCGTGTCAGCTCGGTATTGGAGCATTACGGATATGTCGCTCCGGATGCCGACGGAGTACCGCAGGTCACGCCTGCAGGCAGCAAGCTTCGCCGGATTTACGGTGAGCGGGACCTGCTGGCGGCGCTGGGCCTGGAACACGGGGCGTTCGACGATCTCGACGCCGTCGAACTGGCCTGCCTCGCCACGGCACTGGTCTACCAGCCCAAACGCGAAGAGCGCGGGCTGCGCCCGCGGATGCCCAGCGCCGTGCTCGACGGCGCCGTCGACATCCTGATCCGGCAATGGTCCGAGCTGACGGACCTCGAGGAAGCGGAGAAGCTGCCCCTGACCGGTGAACCTGAACTGGGCCTGGTCTGGCCGATGTACAAGTGGGTGCAGGGCAAGCACCTCCAGGTGGCCCTCAACGGCACCGAACTGGCGGCCGGCGACTTTGTCCGCTGGTCCAAGCAGGTGATCGACCTGATCGACCAGCTGGCCAAGGTGCCCGAGCTGCAGCCTGACCTGCGCCGGCGCTGCCGTGAGGCCATAGACCTGATCCGCCGCGGCGTCGTGGCCTACTCCGCCGTCAGCGAATAG
- a CDS encoding amidohydrolase, with translation MNSTAPANELVLYRNGSVYSSADPFATAMLVDGGTVAWVGSEQAATSIQDSKMRVVDLQGALAAPGFVDSHVHLTETGLAESSLDLSGVRSLAELLSTVAAAAGESSGLLLGHGWDESGWPEARIPTAAELDAASGNRRVYLARADVHCAVVSGTLAAELGLSGMDGWDNGFVTRGAHEAARTASRNLSLQERARFQRAALDLAASRGIVAVAEMAAPHIAPPEDLRQLLGLEGTLGSVPGPQVLPYWGQLATTEQDLADLREAFGGKLLGLAGDLNIDGSFGARTAAVRLPYADAPETSGSLYLGEEEAARHLELATRAGLQAGFHVIGDAGLDTVLAALRRAAEAVGEQKLRAAHHRLEHVELTDDGAIAELVRFGVTASMQPSFDAAWGGGSGMYSQRLGSRSSSMNRFASLLSAGVPVVFGSDAPVTALDPWRTVQAAVSHSNPQERISARAAFIAHTRAGWRAAGTGNPMLGQLAPGTPASFAVWEADELMVQTPDSSVASWSTDPRAGTPLLPALDTGSLPRCLQTVHLGTELYRAPDFN, from the coding sequence TTGAACAGCACGGCCCCGGCGAATGAGCTGGTCCTTTACCGCAACGGTTCGGTTTACAGCTCGGCCGATCCTTTTGCGACCGCCATGCTCGTGGACGGCGGCACCGTCGCCTGGGTCGGTTCCGAGCAGGCGGCCACCTCGATCCAGGACTCCAAGATGCGGGTCGTGGATCTTCAGGGTGCCCTCGCTGCACCCGGCTTCGTCGACTCGCACGTCCACCTCACGGAGACCGGCCTGGCCGAATCTTCGCTGGACCTCTCCGGCGTCCGCTCCCTGGCAGAGCTGCTCAGCACTGTTGCCGCTGCAGCCGGTGAGTCCTCCGGGCTTCTGCTCGGGCACGGCTGGGATGAATCGGGCTGGCCCGAAGCGCGGATTCCCACTGCGGCAGAGCTGGATGCGGCCTCCGGAAACCGGCGGGTCTATCTGGCCCGCGCAGACGTGCACTGCGCCGTCGTTTCGGGGACCCTGGCAGCCGAACTCGGCCTGTCCGGCATGGATGGCTGGGACAACGGCTTTGTGACCCGCGGTGCCCATGAGGCTGCCCGCACCGCATCCCGCAATCTGAGCCTTCAGGAACGTGCCCGCTTCCAGCGTGCCGCCTTGGACCTGGCTGCCTCCCGGGGAATCGTAGCAGTGGCCGAAATGGCGGCTCCCCATATTGCTCCACCGGAGGACCTGCGCCAGCTCCTGGGCCTTGAAGGCACACTCGGTTCCGTTCCCGGCCCGCAGGTCCTGCCGTACTGGGGCCAGCTGGCAACCACTGAACAGGACCTGGCAGACCTGCGGGAAGCGTTTGGCGGTAAACTCCTGGGCCTTGCCGGAGACTTGAACATTGACGGTTCCTTCGGCGCCCGGACAGCGGCGGTGCGGCTCCCGTATGCGGATGCTCCGGAGACTTCGGGAAGCCTCTACCTGGGCGAGGAAGAGGCAGCCCGGCACCTTGAACTGGCCACCCGCGCCGGCCTCCAGGCCGGTTTCCACGTCATCGGCGACGCAGGGCTGGACACAGTGCTGGCAGCACTGCGCCGCGCAGCGGAGGCCGTGGGGGAGCAGAAGCTCCGCGCGGCGCACCACCGCCTGGAGCATGTGGAACTGACTGACGACGGCGCCATCGCTGAACTGGTCCGCTTTGGGGTCACTGCCAGCATGCAGCCGTCCTTCGACGCCGCCTGGGGCGGCGGCAGCGGCATGTACAGCCAGCGGCTGGGCAGCCGGAGCAGTTCCATGAACCGCTTCGCGTCGCTGCTTTCCGCCGGGGTTCCCGTAGTCTTCGGTTCTGACGCACCCGTTACCGCGCTTGATCCCTGGCGAACGGTCCAGGCGGCCGTGTCCCATTCCAACCCCCAGGAGCGCATCTCCGCCCGGGCCGCGTTTATTGCCCATACCCGGGCAGGCTGGCGTGCCGCCGGGACCGGCAATCCGATGCTGGGCCAGCTTGCACCCGGAACCCCGGCCTCGTTTGCTGTCTGGGAGGCCGACGAGCTGATGGTGCAGACTCCCGACTCGTCCGTAGCGTCCTGGAGCACCGATCCCCGGGCAGGAACACCGTTGCTTCCCGCCTTGGACACCGGTTCACTTCCGCGCTGTCTGCAGACCGTGCACCTCGGTACGGAACTGTACCGCGCACCGGATTTCAATTAG
- a CDS encoding polyprenol monophosphomannose synthase, translating into MRVLTIIPTYNEIESLPKTLARLRAAVPDSDVLIADDNSPDGTGAFADEQAARDPQVHVLHRKGKEGLGAAYIAGFRWGLDKGYDILVEMDADGSHKPEQLPLLLDASKEGADLVIGSRWVPGGSVVNWPLHRKLLSRAGSTYSRFMLGIPVRDITAGYRAFRRTTLEKLDLSAVESVGYGFQVDMTFRVARLGLTIKEVPITFVEREFGASKMSGNIVFEAIGNVTKWGLGARWEKLTRRG; encoded by the coding sequence GTGCGCGTCCTCACCATCATCCCCACCTACAACGAGATCGAGTCGCTACCCAAGACCCTGGCACGGCTGCGGGCCGCTGTACCTGACTCGGACGTGCTGATTGCGGACGACAACAGCCCCGATGGTACAGGCGCCTTCGCCGACGAACAGGCAGCCCGCGATCCGCAGGTCCATGTCCTGCACCGCAAGGGCAAGGAAGGGCTTGGCGCTGCCTACATCGCAGGCTTCCGCTGGGGTCTGGACAAGGGTTACGACATCCTCGTGGAGATGGACGCCGACGGCTCCCACAAGCCCGAGCAGCTGCCGCTCCTCCTCGACGCCTCGAAGGAAGGGGCTGACCTGGTCATCGGTTCCCGCTGGGTACCGGGCGGGTCGGTTGTGAACTGGCCACTGCACCGCAAGCTGCTTTCCCGCGCGGGGAGCACGTATTCACGGTTCATGCTGGGAATCCCGGTCCGCGATATCACGGCCGGGTACCGCGCCTTCCGCCGCACCACCCTGGAGAAACTGGACCTCTCCGCCGTTGAATCCGTGGGCTACGGCTTCCAGGTGGACATGACGTTCCGGGTAGCGCGGCTGGGCCTGACCATCAAGGAAGTTCCCATCACCTTCGTCGAGCGAGAGTTTGGCGCGTCGAAGATGAGCGGCAACATTGTTTTTGAAGCGATTGGGAACGTGACCAAGTGGGGCCTGGGCGCCCGCTGGGAGAAACTAACCCGCCGGGGCTGA
- a CDS encoding RNA polymerase-binding protein RbpA: MSDRSLRGMRLGAQSMETESGVEPAPRQRVEYRCEDGERVFVTFAAEAEVPPVWVSKTGKEALLVDGEKPDTSNDKPVRTHWDMLLERRSIEELEVILQDRLDKLRERRGERAAS, translated from the coding sequence ATGAGCGATCGTAGCCTGCGGGGTATGCGACTGGGTGCGCAGAGCATGGAGACGGAATCCGGTGTGGAGCCGGCTCCCCGCCAGCGTGTCGAATACCGGTGCGAGGACGGCGAACGGGTGTTCGTGACCTTTGCCGCTGAAGCCGAGGTTCCTCCGGTATGGGTTTCCAAGACCGGTAAGGAAGCCCTGCTGGTTGACGGCGAGAAGCCGGACACCAGCAACGACAAGCCTGTACGTACGCACTGGGACATGCTGCTCGAACGCCGCAGCATCGAAGAGCTTGAGGTCATCCTCCAAGATCGCCTGGACAAGCTGCGCGAACGCCGCGGGGAGCGTGCTGCTTCCTAG
- a CDS encoding SPFH domain-containing protein yields METTVVLIVLAVLVIFVLVVLVKSVRIIPQARAGVVERLGKYLRTLDPGLNILIPFVDRLLPLLDLREQVVSFPPQQVITEDSLVVSIDTVVYFQVTDARAATYEIANYIHAVEQLTTTTLRNVVGGLNLEEALTSRDRINGQLRGVLDEATGRWGIRVSRVELKAIEPPLSIQDSMEKQMRAERERRATILTAEGTKQSQILTAEGRRQAAILAAEGDAKAAILRADGESQAIQKVFDAIHKGNPDQKLLAYQYLQTLPKLAEGSANKLWIIPSELGEALRGVGSALGDFLPDVKPGPSSPVAAPGSAAGTGTGVPVGSGEQAP; encoded by the coding sequence ATGGAAACCACCGTAGTGCTTATCGTTTTGGCCGTCCTGGTCATCTTCGTCTTGGTCGTCCTGGTCAAATCCGTCCGGATTATCCCCCAGGCGCGGGCCGGCGTGGTGGAAAGGCTCGGCAAGTACCTGAGGACGCTGGACCCTGGACTGAACATCCTCATTCCATTCGTCGACCGGCTCCTGCCGCTGCTTGACCTGCGTGAGCAGGTCGTTTCCTTCCCGCCGCAGCAGGTGATCACCGAGGACAGCCTCGTGGTCTCCATCGATACTGTCGTGTACTTCCAGGTCACGGATGCCCGGGCCGCAACGTATGAAATCGCGAACTACATCCACGCCGTCGAGCAGCTCACCACCACCACGCTGCGAAACGTCGTCGGCGGGCTGAACCTCGAGGAAGCGCTCACCTCCCGCGACAGGATCAACGGCCAGCTGCGCGGGGTCCTCGATGAAGCCACCGGCCGCTGGGGCATCCGGGTCTCCCGGGTTGAGCTCAAGGCGATTGAGCCGCCCCTGTCCATCCAGGACTCCATGGAAAAGCAGATGCGTGCCGAGCGTGAACGCCGTGCAACCATCCTGACCGCCGAAGGTACCAAGCAGTCCCAGATCCTTACCGCAGAAGGCCGTCGGCAGGCTGCGATCCTGGCGGCTGAGGGTGACGCCAAGGCAGCGATTCTCCGGGCAGACGGTGAATCACAGGCCATCCAGAAGGTCTTCGATGCGATCCACAAGGGCAACCCGGACCAGAAGCTGCTTGCCTACCAGTACCTGCAGACCCTGCCGAAGCTGGCAGAGGGAAGCGCCAACAAGCTGTGGATCATCCCGAGCGAGCTGGGCGAGGCACTGCGGGGCGTGGGATCAGCACTGGGAGATTTCCTTCCCGATGTGAAGCCCGGTCCCTCCTCCCCCGTCGCTGCGCCTGGCTCCGCTGCAGGCACCGGCACCGGTGTTCCGGTCGGCTCCGGGGAACAGGCTCCTTAG
- a CDS encoding NfeD family protein — MQELFDWLVNYSWVVWLVLFLGFAAIETLTLDLFFAMLSAGALAAMLAAVLAAPLFLQVVLFCVVALLMIVVVRPIGLKHLKMGTKEHRSNIDRLIGEAALTLEPVGSRTGTVKLAGDTWTARSGDGSLLPAGEEVSVTRIEGATAVVEPLKPGRGRGVEPGSGDGLSGR; from the coding sequence ATGCAGGAACTGTTCGATTGGCTCGTCAATTACAGCTGGGTTGTCTGGCTGGTGCTCTTTCTCGGCTTTGCTGCCATAGAGACACTGACGCTGGATCTCTTCTTCGCCATGCTGTCCGCAGGTGCCCTCGCCGCGATGCTTGCCGCTGTCCTTGCCGCTCCGTTGTTCCTTCAGGTAGTCCTGTTCTGTGTTGTGGCCCTGCTGATGATCGTGGTCGTCCGGCCCATCGGCCTCAAGCACCTGAAGATGGGCACCAAAGAGCACCGGTCCAACATTGACCGCCTGATCGGCGAAGCTGCGCTCACCCTGGAACCCGTCGGCTCGCGCACCGGCACCGTGAAGCTCGCCGGTGACACCTGGACCGCCCGGTCCGGTGATGGATCCCTGCTTCCCGCAGGCGAAGAAGTATCCGTCACCCGCATTGAGGGCGCGACGGCGGTCGTCGAACCGCTGAAGCCCGGCCGCGGCAGGGGCGTGGAGCCGGGCAGCGGCGACGGGCTTTCCGGCCGGTAG